In one Patescibacteria group bacterium genomic region, the following are encoded:
- a CDS encoding AAA family ATPase has protein sequence MPEEYLFKELTTLKNRVEKSKMPSDLKSRIWEMLERLNRMAKLGSYSAEYEILSRYVDWATLIPWQETTQDNLDLKNAKKTLDTNHFGLDSVKERVLEYLAVRNLLTKKGLVKTEHSPILCLVGLQGTGKTTMAESIATALGRKFIRISLGALGSTLELRGRSSTDPGAEPGQIIKALVRTGSFNPLILLDEMDKVSGEKGLRSDFMAVLLEILDPEQNNKFRDHYLDYPTNLSQILFVVSANNTGSFSAALMDRLEIITMPSYTDTEKERIARDFLLPKSIKQAGLDENQIKIDDILWPLIIKPLGYDSGIRSLKRLLDGMTRKIAKMVVEEKIVKVNITKENLKTYISGFY, from the coding sequence ATGCCCGAAGAATACCTATTTAAGGAACTTACTACTCTAAAAAATCGTGTGGAAAAATCCAAAATGCCCAGCGATTTAAAATCCCGAATCTGGGAAATGCTGGAACGGTTAAATCGTATGGCAAAGCTGGGGTCTTACAGCGCAGAGTACGAAATATTAAGCCGTTATGTGGACTGGGCAACTTTAATCCCCTGGCAAGAGACAACGCAAGATAATTTGGATCTAAAAAATGCCAAAAAAACTCTCGATACCAATCACTTTGGTCTTGATTCTGTTAAAGAAAGGGTCTTGGAGTATTTAGCGGTACGAAACCTGCTTACAAAGAAAGGTCTTGTAAAAACGGAGCATTCGCCAATTTTGTGCCTTGTAGGTTTGCAGGGGACTGGAAAAACCACTATGGCGGAGTCCATTGCAACCGCCTTAGGTCGCAAATTTATAAGAATTTCGCTAGGAGCGCTGGGATCAACTTTGGAGCTTAGAGGTCGCTCCAGCACCGACCCCGGCGCCGAACCCGGACAAATTATTAAAGCCTTGGTTCGTACTGGGTCTTTTAACCCTCTAATTTTGCTGGATGAGATGGACAAAGTAAGCGGAGAAAAGGGTTTGAGATCGGACTTTATGGCAGTGCTTTTAGAAATATTAGACCCTGAACAAAATAATAAATTCCGAGATCACTATCTAGACTACCCAACAAATCTTTCGCAAATTCTTTTTGTGGTTAGCGCTAACAACACGGGGTCGTTTTCAGCGGCTTTAATGGATAGATTGGAAATTATTACAATGCCCTCTTACACAGATACCGAAAAGGAACGCATTGCCCGCGATTTTTTACTTCCAAAATCCATTAAACAAGCTGGTTTGGATGAGAATCAAATTAAAATAGATGATATACTTTGGCCTCTGATTATTAAACCTTTAGGTTATGATAGTGGAATAAGAAGTCTTAAAAGGCTCTTGGACGGCATGACCAGAAAGATAGCAAAAATGGTGGTGGAAGAAAAAATTGTCAAGGTCAATATTACCAAAGAGAATTTAAAAACCTATATTTCTGGATTCTATTAG
- a CDS encoding uracil-DNA glycosylase translates to MLLELNKEELDQQISKAVISCKKCRLCKTRKKAVPGEGSLITSVIFVGEAPGQNEDEMGKPFVGRAGILLTELFKKIGYERSQIWIGNVIKCRPPENRAPMVDELRNCAPYLENQIKLINPKVIVTLGRFALEHFIKEGKISRDHGIPQIWKGRVVFPVYHPAAALRNPQVGIVLEKDFKKIPQVINDAEEMIGKVKEKTTDQNRGQMGFL, encoded by the coding sequence ATTCTATTAGAGTTGAATAAAGAAGAGCTAGATCAGCAAATTTCCAAAGCGGTGATTTCGTGCAAAAAATGCCGTCTTTGCAAAACAAGAAAAAAAGCAGTCCCGGGAGAAGGGTCTTTAATAACCTCCGTAATTTTCGTTGGAGAAGCTCCGGGTCAGAACGAAGATGAGATGGGAAAACCCTTTGTGGGAAGGGCGGGAATTCTTCTAACGGAACTTTTTAAAAAAATTGGATACGAAAGAAGTCAGATCTGGATTGGCAATGTAATAAAATGTCGCCCTCCAGAAAACAGGGCGCCAATGGTAGACGAGTTGCGCAATTGCGCGCCCTATTTAGAAAACCAGATTAAGCTGATTAACCCAAAGGTGATTGTAACTTTGGGGAGATTTGCTCTAGAACATTTTATTAAAGAGGGAAAAATTTCCCGAGACCATGGAATTCCCCAAATCTGGAAGGGTCGGGTGGTTTTTCCTGTTTATCACCCGGCGGCGGCATTGAGAAACCCGCAGGTGGGTATCGTTTTGGAAAAGGATTTTAAAAAAATCCCCCAAGTTATAAATGACGCCGAGGAGATGATAGGAAAAGTTAAGGAAAAAACCACAGATCAAAATAGAGGTCAGATGGGTTTTTTGTGA
- a CDS encoding ribonuclease J: MNLNSFTQNKKKDVKLIVIGGTADVQKNMFVYEYGNDIVIFDCGIGFPGRDAFGVDLIIPDFSYILQNINKVRGLVVTHGHEDHFGAIPHLLKEVRIPIYCAKIVAELLKNKLKEGNLLIGTSLNIINPDGPSFNLGVFKIDPFRVNHSVPESLGFAIETPQGTIFHVSDYKFDWTPTMDKQFDIPKAVKLAQNGVIALCSDCLGATSEGFTHSEREIQKTFDEYIGNAKEQVFVTTMSSNISRIKMVVDASSKVGRKVVIGGRSMDQTVEIARRLGYIPYPKETFVPIRGCQSYAQDKLTYIVAGCYGQQGSALSRIAKDEHKHIKLKKGATVIFSADPIPGTVDLVNELIDKLTLAGAEVIYSAVQENLHVSGHGSQGDHILLASLVRPKYFIPIGGTISLMRAYSNNMVKIGAPQENVLELLEGDSISFSRGMAYKHHELDTHDVFIGSQVDVVSPVVLKDRKTLSTDGIFVAILKFDREKREFLNSAEIVSRGFVYMKESKELIRGAEEAIVKTLQGNKRKSRDWVAVKDEVEKTLYKYFQKTTGRTPLILPVIVEA, encoded by the coding sequence ATGAACTTAAATAGCTTTACCCAAAATAAAAAGAAAGATGTCAAGCTAATTGTCATTGGCGGTACCGCCGATGTGCAAAAGAACATGTTCGTTTATGAATACGGAAACGACATTGTCATATTTGATTGTGGCATTGGCTTCCCAGGAAGAGACGCCTTCGGAGTAGATTTAATTATCCCCGATTTTTCTTATATTCTCCAAAACATTAACAAGGTTCGTGGCCTTGTGGTAACTCATGGACACGAGGATCATTTTGGGGCAATCCCACACCTGTTAAAAGAGGTTCGGATTCCAATTTATTGTGCCAAAATTGTGGCAGAGCTTTTAAAAAACAAACTTAAGGAGGGGAATTTGCTTATTGGAACAAGCTTAAATATTATCAACCCCGATGGACCTTCTTTTAATCTTGGGGTTTTTAAAATTGACCCTTTTAGGGTAAATCATTCGGTTCCTGAAAGTTTGGGGTTTGCTATAGAAACACCACAGGGGACAATTTTTCATGTTTCCGACTACAAATTTGACTGGACTCCTACAATGGACAAACAGTTCGATATTCCAAAAGCGGTAAAACTAGCACAAAATGGCGTTATTGCTTTGTGTTCCGACTGTTTGGGAGCAACTTCGGAAGGGTTTACCCATTCTGAACGCGAAATTCAAAAAACCTTTGACGAGTATATTGGAAATGCCAAAGAACAAGTTTTTGTAACTACTATGTCCTCCAACATTTCCCGAATTAAAATGGTGGTTGACGCATCAAGCAAGGTTGGTAGAAAAGTTGTCATAGGGGGAAGAAGCATGGACCAAACCGTAGAAATTGCCAGAAGACTGGGATATATTCCTTACCCCAAAGAAACTTTTGTTCCCATTAGAGGTTGTCAGAGCTACGCGCAAGACAAACTTACCTACATAGTTGCAGGATGCTACGGACAGCAGGGCTCGGCACTTAGCAGAATTGCCAAAGACGAGCACAAGCACATTAAACTTAAAAAAGGAGCCACTGTAATCTTTTCGGCCGATCCCATTCCTGGAACTGTGGATTTAGTAAACGAGCTTATTGACAAACTAACGCTCGCTGGAGCAGAGGTAATTTACAGCGCTGTCCAAGAAAACCTGCATGTTTCGGGTCACGGATCGCAGGGAGATCACATACTCTTGGCATCGCTTGTCCGCCCCAAATACTTTATTCCTATTGGGGGGACAATTTCGCTGATGCGCGCTTATTCCAACAACATGGTCAAAATTGGCGCCCCACAGGAAAATGTTTTAGAGCTTTTGGAGGGAGACAGTATTTCGTTTTCTCGCGGTATGGCGTACAAACACCACGAACTGGATACTCACGATGTTTTTATTGGAAGCCAAGTAGATGTTGTAAGTCCTGTTGTCCTAAAAGATCGAAAAACACTTTCTACCGATGGAATTTTTGTAGCTATTCTTAAATTTGATCGCGAAAAAAGGGAGTTTCTAAATTCGGCCGAAATAGTTTCTCGAGGGTTTGTTTATATGAAAGAGTCTAAAGAGCTAATTCGCGGAGCCGAGGAAGCTATTGTAAAGACACTTCAAGGGAACAAAAGAAAAAGCCGTGATTGGGTGGCAGTTAAAGACGAGGTGGAAAAAACCTTATATAAATACTTCCAAAAGACCACCGGTCGCACTCCCCTAATTCTCCCAGTAATCGTGGAGGCTTAA
- a CDS encoding BrnT family toxin yields the protein MKHFDWDEEKNQKLKLERDISFEDVLVSIEEGNLLDIVAHPIRKNQQVMVVMLNSYVYLVPFVEDEEKVFLKTIIPSRKATKKYLL from the coding sequence GTGAAGCATTTTGATTGGGACGAGGAAAAAAATCAAAAATTAAAATTGGAAAGAGATATTTCGTTTGAGGATGTGTTGGTTTCTATTGAAGAGGGTAACTTACTAGATATAGTTGCCCACCCAATTAGAAAGAATCAACAAGTAATGGTTGTTATGCTTAATAGTTATGTATATCTTGTACCTTTTGTTGAGGACGAAGAAAAGGTTTTTTTAAAAACCATCATTCCAAGCAGAAAGGCTACAAAGAAGTATTTATTATGA
- a CDS encoding cupin domain-containing protein has translation MTGYTGNIEELTLQNANFRQVLYTPSHMQLVLMSLKPLEDLGLEIHETIDQFFRIEKGQGKIVMNGEETELKDGSAVVVPAGTEHNLINTSETEDLKLYTIYSPPNHPADRVQLTREQAMAEEDHH, from the coding sequence ATGACAGGGTATACAGGAAATATTGAGGAGCTAACATTACAAAATGCTAATTTTCGCCAGGTGCTTTATACACCATCCCATATGCAGCTGGTTTTAATGAGTTTAAAGCCTTTAGAGGATCTTGGGCTAGAAATACACGAAACAATTGACCAGTTTTTTAGAATCGAAAAAGGTCAAGGGAAAATTGTGATGAATGGGGAAGAAACCGAACTTAAAGACGGAAGCGCTGTTGTGGTTCCCGCGGGAACCGAGCACAATCTAATTAACACATCCGAGACGGAAGATTTAAAGCTTTATACAATTTACAGCCCTCCCAACCACCCTGCTGACCGTGTGCAATTGACAAGAGAGCAAGCCATGGCAGAAGAAGATCACCACTAA
- the recA gene encoding recombinase RecA has translation MVEKDGKVLALKNALDQIEKNFGKGAIMRLGESAKLRNIEVISTGSIALDLALGVGGIPRGRIVEIYGPESSGKTTLVQHIIAEAQKKGGTAAFIDAEHAMDPLYATKCGVNLDNLLISQPDTGEQALEIAETLIRSGAVDLIAIDSVAALTPRAEIEGDMGDSHMGLQARLMSQALRKITAAVSRSNCTVVFTNQIREKIGIMFGNPETTPGGRALKFYASVRLEIRRVTSIMEGDKAIGNRTKVKVVKNKVAPPFRVAEFDILFNEGISKEGNLIDVGVELGVVEKSGSWYSFKGQKMSQGKEGARIYLKENKGVAEDIEKGIRNALKKDQEVPLEIGDSPEEKEEVA, from the coding sequence ATGGTAGAAAAAGATGGAAAAGTACTAGCGCTAAAAAATGCTTTAGATCAAATTGAGAAGAACTTTGGTAAAGGAGCCATTATGCGTTTAGGGGAATCCGCGAAATTGCGAAATATCGAGGTTATCTCTACAGGATCTATCGCTTTGGATTTGGCGCTTGGGGTTGGGGGAATTCCCAGAGGTAGAATTGTCGAAATCTACGGACCGGAGTCTTCGGGTAAAACTACCCTGGTACAACATATTATTGCCGAAGCGCAAAAAAAGGGAGGAACAGCGGCCTTTATTGATGCGGAACACGCAATGGATCCGCTTTATGCCACAAAATGCGGAGTAAATTTAGATAACCTTCTAATCTCTCAACCCGATACTGGCGAGCAGGCTTTGGAGATTGCCGAAACTTTAATTAGAAGTGGCGCGGTGGATTTAATTGCTATAGATTCGGTTGCGGCTTTAACTCCACGGGCCGAGATAGAAGGGGATATGGGGGATTCCCACATGGGTTTGCAGGCGAGACTAATGTCGCAAGCTTTGCGAAAAATTACTGCCGCGGTATCCAGATCAAATTGCACTGTAGTATTTACCAACCAAATCAGAGAAAAGATTGGAATTATGTTTGGCAATCCCGAGACTACTCCGGGGGGTCGCGCCTTAAAATTTTATGCTTCTGTGAGACTTGAGATTAGAAGGGTAACATCCATTATGGAAGGAGATAAAGCGATTGGAAATAGAACTAAAGTTAAAGTTGTAAAAAACAAAGTCGCTCCGCCGTTTAGAGTTGCCGAATTTGATATTTTGTTTAACGAGGGAATTTCCAAAGAAGGCAATTTAATTGATGTTGGGGTGGAGCTTGGAGTTGTGGAAAAATCAGGATCTTGGTATTCCTTTAAAGGGCAAAAAATGTCGCAAGGAAAAGAAGGGGCAAGAATTTATCTTAAAGAAAATAAAGGTGTTGCCGAAGATATAGAAAAAGGGATTCGAAACGCCCTTAAAAAAGATCAGGAAGTTCCCTTGGAGATTGGCGATTCTCCAGAAGAAAAGGAGGAGGTAGCATGA
- a CDS encoding class I SAM-dependent methyltransferase — protein MKPADYNDPNYDYTKYWSGREYEDLAEKRALKKLLPLKGTSILDVGGGFGRLAPLYSKTFSKITLTDSSTKILAQAVKFTKTKGMSIKTVKSDVYNLAENLNGSKFDCVIMIRVVHHLDNLADAFKQVATVLENDGVFILEYANKLNFKAVVRNIAKFNLKHFDLSPVSIATKSKVNFCNFHPQFVEEALGNAGFRIEKKLSVSNLRSPLLKKYFADKTLAEVESRLQEPLSCINFGPSVFLKCVKD, from the coding sequence ATGAAACCCGCCGATTACAATGACCCCAATTACGATTATACAAAATATTGGAGTGGCAGAGAATACGAAGATTTGGCCGAAAAACGCGCCTTAAAAAAACTCCTCCCTCTAAAAGGAACCAGCATTTTGGATGTGGGCGGCGGTTTCGGAAGACTTGCCCCTCTCTATAGTAAAACATTTTCTAAAATTACCCTAACAGACTCCTCCACCAAAATCTTGGCGCAGGCTGTTAAGTTTACCAAAACAAAAGGAATGAGCATTAAAACCGTAAAATCGGATGTTTACAATCTTGCAGAAAATCTTAATGGCAGTAAATTTGACTGCGTAATTATGATTCGTGTGGTGCACCATTTAGATAATCTGGCAGACGCCTTTAAACAGGTAGCCACCGTCCTAGAAAACGACGGGGTGTTTATTTTAGAGTACGCCAACAAATTAAACTTTAAGGCTGTTGTAAGAAACATTGCTAAATTCAACCTAAAGCACTTCGACCTTTCCCCCGTGAGTATTGCCACAAAATCCAAAGTTAATTTTTGTAACTTCCATCCTCAATTCGTAGAGGAAGCGCTTGGAAATGCTGGGTTTAGAATAGAAAAAAAGCTTTCGGTATCTAATCTAAGATCCCCCTTACTAAAAAAATACTTTGCCGATAAAACTTTGGCAGAAGTGGAATCGCGACTGCAAGAGCCTTTAAGCTGCATAAATTTCGGTCCCTCTGTATTCCTAAAATGCGTCAAAGACTAA
- a CDS encoding extracellular solute-binding protein yields MSKKLLWLLVPLLLAPAIYFGATKFFLPKDQPTVNATGTLKLWGLWENADMSAFLFERFKNIYPNVKIEYEERNLGGLAEYKDLVFTRLLEGTTPDVILVHASWIPEMLSYLTPAPESVFMVNSFSQEVYPSVSRVCVLGGLVVCAAPSFDDLALVYNKEMFLGSGLMEAPKTWDDFRFFAKKLTVHDDSGKIILAGAAIGATKNVAYASDILGLMLLQNNIKIPEGLDSKEAQDVLAYYSDFVKVDKVWDGTQQNSLEALAQGKVAMVFAPSRALLGVLNSVSNVDLAVAPVPQIPNPDGKTLTNKNWASFWVFVVPLSSQNSKVAWDFIKYVTSKEELLQQYEAQSLYRVFGQILPLKELSETIGKNEYLAPYILGAENAEVSLLSAGSGNDPYVTAINSAIDEVLLGKTAQDALTSAKTTLTTLLTTKRKKR; encoded by the coding sequence ATGTCTAAAAAATTGCTCTGGTTGTTGGTGCCATTACTGCTTGCTCCCGCGATCTATTTTGGCGCAACTAAATTTTTCTTGCCCAAAGACCAACCTACTGTAAATGCCACGGGAACTTTAAAGCTTTGGGGCTTGTGGGAAAACGCTGATATGTCAGCATTTCTTTTTGAACGCTTTAAAAACATTTACCCCAATGTAAAGATTGAATACGAGGAGAGAAATTTAGGAGGTCTCGCGGAATATAAAGATTTGGTTTTTACCCGTCTTTTAGAAGGTACCACTCCCGATGTAATTTTGGTACATGCCTCGTGGATTCCCGAAATGCTATCGTATCTAACACCTGCTCCCGAAAGCGTATTTATGGTCAATTCTTTCAGTCAAGAGGTTTACCCTTCCGTTTCTCGAGTTTGTGTTCTGGGCGGTCTAGTAGTTTGCGCGGCTCCGTCCTTTGATGATTTGGCTTTGGTCTATAACAAGGAGATGTTTTTGGGGTCAGGCTTAATGGAAGCTCCCAAAACTTGGGATGATTTTAGATTCTTTGCTAAAAAGCTTACTGTGCATGACGATTCCGGAAAAATTATTCTTGCTGGGGCGGCAATCGGCGCTACAAAAAATGTAGCTTACGCCTCTGATATCTTGGGGTTGATGCTCTTGCAGAATAATATCAAAATTCCAGAAGGGCTAGATTCCAAAGAAGCGCAAGATGTTTTAGCCTATTACAGCGATTTTGTAAAAGTAGATAAAGTTTGGGATGGCACACAGCAGAATTCTCTAGAGGCTCTAGCGCAGGGGAAGGTTGCTATGGTTTTTGCCCCATCCCGCGCCCTTCTTGGAGTGTTAAATTCCGTCTCCAATGTAGACCTTGCTGTGGCACCAGTTCCGCAAATTCCCAATCCCGATGGAAAAACGCTAACCAATAAGAACTGGGCGAGTTTTTGGGTTTTTGTGGTTCCGCTTTCGAGCCAAAATAGCAAGGTAGCTTGGGATTTTATCAAGTATGTAACCTCCAAAGAGGAGCTGTTACAGCAATACGAGGCGCAGTCGTTATACCGGGTGTTTGGCCAGATCCTTCCTCTCAAGGAGCTTTCCGAAACCATAGGGAAAAATGAGTATCTTGCGCCATATATTTTGGGAGCGGAAAATGCGGAAGTGTCCTTGCTTAGCGCTGGTAGCGGAAACGATCCTTATGTTACTGCCATAAACTCCGCAATTGACGAAGTCTTATTGGGAAAGACTGCGCAAGATGCTTTAACCTCCGCTAAAACTACTCTGACCACTCTTCTGACAACAAAGAGGAAAAAGCGGTAA